The Mytilus edulis chromosome 5, xbMytEdul2.2, whole genome shotgun sequence genomic interval gcactatttgttgtcttgggtcacacataaaagctgtgatttgggATTTATCTGCCTTATAAATCTGCGggtcgcaatattttgcaatttgagatattaaactgtgaattgagaatcatttaaacacatatcagtgaaatggcaggaattgaggacaacaaggactagaacattgaaatggcagaCACTGTATCACTTGGGGATATGGAGAAACCCACAACTGAAGACGCTTTAACAGAGAACAGCTCAAAAATGACTATTTAAAAATTGTACCAAGAATTTTTAGCAGATAGAAAATCTAATGCTCAAAGTACAGCTGAGATAtaccgcaatataaaacagagcgaagcgcaaattgatcaaatatgtgttggtctcattacgtttcaagctgaacagaaagaggcaatgaatATTAATAACGAACAGATGAGAGCAATATCTCTGAAGACAGGATAGTAATAattgcttggcggaattgatgATCAGACCAATAAGATATCTAATGTTGTGGTCAGACgaatggacaagctgacaacaactgaggaaggagacacagttcaatttaaaagtgcatttgaacagcagggtaccttccaacaaATGACAATCGAAATAAAGCAGTTAAAATTCCTGCAACGGACACATCTtctaagccaaaatttgaccttagccagtacaacgcaagtttaccaaaagtacacaactaAATCCATGCCTTGGGTCTTTCCCCAATTGTAGTTCGCATGAACCATCAACCGCGCCAACTCTGTTGATGGTGTCTTCACCTTAAGTCAAAAGTCCTATGTCAGGGCCATTGGCCCTGCATGAGACAGTACAAATTATTCAACAATAATCTCCATTTAAGAACATATACTATAAACCTCTAGTACTAATCAATGATACCAGCTAAAGGCTTATGTATCTTCTTACGCACACTtactatgagtcaataatatttggttcagaGCAGCACACCATTACATAAACAATTGGCTGCTAGTGGGTTCTATCAAGTTTCTCAAATGCTGAATGCAGTGCCTACTTACGGTATCATCCCCGTCGAGCCAATGGCAAATATacatttatcactccaattatgacaaTCTCGTCAGCTCCTGGAGCTCTAACAGGCTTCCCATAACAGCTGCTGAGTCCACtgaccgatccaggaaagggcagaggaaaccAAAAAGAGTGTGGGAACACCTCTTATTCAGACTACTCattggagagagaatatacccgatggcaagaaaatCTTGGTGCAAGGAGCCGGAGCCGAAGCCCACAgctcccaaaaaatgaaaaaaaactcaaTTGAAGAGGATCCATGACTTGGGAGGCTTTCATTTACAAATTTGAACGAActgccggtagatgacaatgggaaaacaggggaaatgtgtgtaggccccagatTGCCAGGCCGATGTTGGCTGTGAGTACCTCGCaaggtaaacacagatgatgattcaatggccttaaaaaaaacttacatttggagcagcgcttcagcaagaaagacgatcaaaccagattCAAACCGAAGCATTCCGTCGAGGATGTTAAGACAAAGATTCTTCAAGGCATGTAATAGAAAGGAACTCAGAAACATTCAACAAGCTGTTAAAACAATTGAGAACATCAATAGaaaaccagatggcgatatatggatAAAAAAAGTGCCAACTATGACCATCGACATGTCTACTTTGCTGATGGTGCAGTATTACCGACCGATAAAGgaaatatgagcagtcctttggataatgaggtgcataacctcacacaaattgttacaaaactagctgatgttatgctttcaacaAATCAACATAACCGTGGATTGGCCGACCAATATAACGTCGGTTCTTCTGATCAAataatcatggaagatcaccTAATCAATATACACGTGTTAGATCTCCTGAGCAATACAATTGCGGTAGATCGCCAGATAGAAATACACCCAAGCTTATAATGCCTATCTATCAGCAACACCCCTACTAAGCTAGAGATCATATAGTCCCTAAAGACAACAGTTAGCATCTCTacggacaaactccagaaatcccggttatttcagacaacggtcaccttAACCAGGATACGGAGCAAATCAAAGTGCAACCCCAACAATGGAGTCTTTGAACAGCAAAGAGTCGGGTCAGTAGGCCAACGTTTATTGGCCATGAAACCTAACCTCATCACAAAATTGAACAGAGGCCCACGGCCTCGTCCGATATTGTCACTAGACGaaccatttgaaagagcttagaAGTACGAGGTACTATCAGTACGAgttactatacatgaccagaatgtgagcatgattgtggacactgctgcaataATAACATTAGTAAATAAGAAATTAATAATTCCGGAAGAAAATGGAGATTTGGAGAACGTAAAGCTACGTAGTTTGGGTTAACAGCTTTTTATTGGGAAGATTATACAGAACGACTCTCGAcattaatagagtaaacatacagtgggatgtgtgcaaagagccattaacagacCATGTTATACTTAGCctagatattttggacacactgagCGAAGTGATAAACATAAATACTCCCACAAttaccatcaacaataaagtgataaattCGGCATTAATTTGTTAACAGTGgaaacgagatttcaactcagcaagtttgcataaaacgaaccatcacagaTCCACCAAACTCAaaaatgactgttaccattaaaagtaataaaagtgctgaccagCAGTGCATTGTAGGACCATCCTCGCTGAATAGTTGCGAATTAGTTTCGGACGTAGTTGGAAATGGAAATAATTgccccttaaccattttaaatgatggAAATCGTCTAATCCGCCAGAAGAAAAGTACACTTATTGATTACATTgaataatttgacgatgtagtgggtacgacagatgaaaacgcgataagtgacgtaagacgtggcattgaAGAGACACGATATaaggtgccctcggcactgcctcaaagttcagatgagttacctactattccaccacatttaaccgacctatagtaacgttcaatcgactcgtttcaacctatttcattccaagcattaaaactgaaagcgtttaaagaacaaatacaataacatgtaacatattgattaaaattttgaaattcacgatttgtttttgtatatgcagccatatttgcaaatgtatgtgttatagaaataaccatttttttttttatactttaaaattaATGGATAACtaattcaagaacatgaagtccatttttaaaggatcattactttaatttccgaaattatatagaatacctttaggACAGCCTTGATATTTATACCGTTTtaccgccatcttgaaaatggcagccatattggatttttcagagtgggtccatagctgaaatcaaagggtatataaccaagaactactatgcaaagtttcatgctttcctcatcaagtgagcaattctgctctatatctgcaccaatcggccggactataaGTGAATTAATCTGTCGATAtatgtaacttggcattgcacaaggtcatgtttttctctgactgtttatgacgtctttacactgattttttttattagttgttagtggctttgaactagctgccagacaactgcgagtactctcagatctgttcctagtgtttGTTTGTTGTCCGGATGTACATGTACCCGGCCACGTTCAAgcgtatttttgtccatctgatgagttaagcctttttcacctgattttttatagttcgttcttacgttgtactgttataccactgtcttaggttagggagagggttgggatcccgctaacatgtttaaccccgtcacattattaATGtgatgtgcctgtctcaagtcaggagcctgtatttcagtggctgtcgtttgtttatgtgttacatatttgtttttcgttcatttttgtatataaataaggccgttagttttctcgtttgaattgttttacattgtcatatcggggccttttatagctgactatgcggtatgtgctttgatcgttgttgaaggccgtacggtggcctatagttgttaatttctgtgtcatttttgtctcttgtggacagttgtcccattggaaatcataccacatcttcttttttatatagtcaaTACCAAGAGAACAGTTTCTTTTGACTGCCAATGGAAAATAAGATTGCATCTTAAATTGTCTAGCATTTACAGATTGCGGCATGGTGTCTTTCATCGAACGAAGTGTCGATTTGTGACAAATAACGCCACCGTATGTTCGCTGAAATATATTCTATTCTGACACCATAATTTCTAGTTGTTTTATCAAATAACATCTAGCAACTTGTAAGAAGTATCTCTCATATATGATTTATTGTATATTATTTGATAATGCTGTTAATATCGTAAATTCAGTCACTGAAATTAACACAAAAGAGAGTTTATAACATGTTTTTCCTCATAAATCGGAAATGGTGAATGTAACGATTGAAGATCTTATGTATCGTAATAACATATGTATGTCAAGGTTTTCTTGACCTCatttgttattttaatatatttgagTACAGAATCACCAGTGAGCTTTATGagttttaaatacaaaaacatataaaagagggacgaaagatactagagggacagtcaaactcatagatcaaaaataatctgacaacgccatggttaaaaataaaaagacaaacatacaaataatagtacagaagacactacatagaaaactcaagacttagcaacacgaacccaaacaaaaactagtggtgatctcaggtgctccggaagggtaagcaatttctgctccacatgtggcacccgtcgtgttgcttacttgataacaaatccggtaaatagtctaattcggtaggtcacactcATGAAAAAGAAGGGTATTttagttacgacattaggaacatatccgatatcatatgtgaaacggttattccgtaacggtcaaccaactcgtgatggcttcTGTAAAATTTACTaaggtatgatttcaacttcaccagttggaactcttgttttaatagcttccttgtgagcagcaatccccTATCAAAGAAATCATTATAGGGAATACACGCttaggaatatcgtatcaatttggagatataattatactccgtatgcatgcgctgctggaatgttgctacttagaaatggaaagttgaatTCATCTCttgtgtcgtaaagttttgttttcatgtgaccgtgacgtcattaacgtattttcatggttttctacggtttaaaatggaatttagaattaaattataagaaatgactgtaatattttttctgtctattcgaaataacataaaaaatgtggtgcacactgttagaTAACCCGTTTCGGTACTGGTTTATAATAAACCTATCGTCAATAATTATTGAGAAATTATAAATTAACTCTTCCATGTATTATAGTTTACCATTGATGGACCTAACAATTGTTTGTTTTCCCATTTGGTCCAATAGCTATGATTTATTCTGATACTTATGCATTCTTTCATTTTGGAGATGAGGGAAGGGGGTATAGAGTGTTTGTTTTCAGGTAAATTTTCATGTGGTGAGGTGTGAGAGTATGCTTGGTTTGAGAAAAACGATACGGACAAAACAAATTTGTAAAGTGTTATATCTGTTGACCTTTGTTGACTTCTAGATGTCATTTGAATTTATATATCGTTTGTCTTTTTTTACGTACACCCATGTCTCCTTTTATTCACGTTATCACCTTATCGTGAGATAGAAGACGGTCCTATTTAACATATTAATGGTCGAGAAATAACTTATATGAACTTGTATATGGATTAAACTGATGTACTGGGTTTGTCTGATTGGCTTCTATGTGAATTTTATAGATTGTAATAATATGGATACTCAAAACTGACACCTGCCATGTAGTTGTGCTGTGCTGGACATTCTCGAATGATTGTCtcgtatatttttctttcaattgatcTATTGCATGATTGTTGACCAGTTTATCTCTGTGGTAcaagtttgaaaattatattaaacaaatattcaaaCAAGTTTTTGTTCGTTTGTTGTTGTTGTGGGTGACTTATTAGGGTTTCACCCATAATTGCTCCTTGGCTAGTAACAAAACCTCTTTATGGCATTTTCCCCCTTCTAATCAATTCAAATTCACTCCAAAGCAGAGTTATTTCAATTCATCGTCAATGATATTGTTAGCTGACCTTGCTGTAAAGATCAAGTAATCTTCTACTACTATCCATTGTTCGACTGTAAAGAAATGGTCGCGGAAACTACTGGAAAAGTTTGAGCGGAACTTTGCTATTTTAGAAATAGAACACATAAGTGATATCAAtaataaactgtaaacataatAAATTAGTATATATGACTcgttttttatgtaattttgatattataatgCAAATATTGAATCAAAAGGGCAGTAGTATTCAATCATGAAAGATTTACAAAACATGCAAGATCAACAAAACCATGGTTAGTGGATTAGGGTCAAATAACCCAATTGAAATGAGAAATGCTAAACTGAATACTCATGAAAATGAAATAGCAAGAAATATAGCAAAGACAACAGAATATctttaaaactgtaaatagtgaaACATTCATCATCCACTAGCAGAATATCACTATCATGAGTCAGACTGCCATTAAAGATAACCGCCACTGTTACTAAAAAGTGCAGACTTTTATCTTGCAAGAAACATATAAAAACAGTACATACAAAATTTTGGTTTATGATACATTATAAACCTTGTAAGACTTATGGTTTATTATTTAAACAGCTATTAACATCATGTCGCTGTCACGTGCCATGTAGAACCTGACAacgaaaattaaattaaaatgtttttaaaaaaataagtccTTAAATTACATAGAAAATGAACATCTGGGTAAAATTGTACATGTTGCTTGCAAAAATAGTTCTAGTTACAAAGGACTAGTATGCAGATATCATACGTAACCAGTTCAGACCGATTTGAACCAGAGTAAACAATAAAAACGACAATAGTCTATCATATGTACATTAATTATGGTAATCATATAATTTGTAATTATgtatgattgattgatggtttTTATGATCCATCCTGATTTGCACAATAAATACAACGCTTTATTAACCATAAATTCACACTTCACTTAAGTATGGAAATGTTTTGTTTGGCTGATAAAATACCAAAATTAGCCTAATAAAGTAAGAATGTCAAAATGATACGTTATTGATTCGAAAATCTGTTGTTGTGCGTTTGTTCTTgctgaattttatattattttttcatgGAACAATTATATTTCTTCATGTCCGCCCTTGTCGTTAGGATTTTTGTATGCTTTTTTTCTATGTAGGTTTCCAGCTCGAacgtttttaaaaaataaacagaaaaaaagtgtTGAGTTGCAAATGAACAGCAGCAAAAATGGAAATTATGTTCCATATAAGGGTAAGCTTATGGAGGAGACGGCTATACATAAAGAAATCACAGAACTAATTAAAACTAAAGATGACAGATTCTACCATGATTGTTTATTGTCGGACTTCATCTTAAATccaacatgtaaatataaaaagaagatgtggtatgattgccaatgagacaactgtccacaagagactaaaatgacacagaaataacaaCTATAATGACGTTCTAACGAAGCGATATAGGAATTGATTCAGATCACAGGAAAATGGAGTGAAATTATTGCACAAAAACCAAATTCACTGCAtgcaaataattatttatttacctGAGGTTGAGCAAGCGTACCCAAGTGCTGATATCTAAATTTAAAGTGTCCTGAGGTTGAACAAATGTACCCAAATGTTGCTATCAACAAAAAAAGCTCAATCACTAGTTTCAAAACTATAAAAGGTAccttttgaattgttatacaaTTTGACATCCCTGTGCATTTGTATGGCTAACTATATGCTATGCGTTTTGCTGTTGGTGAAGGCCGTAAGATAACCAAATCTACTTGTTACTCGCACCTGTTAATATTTGGTCTTAAAGGATACTATTTATTATTAGATATATCAGTGGCTATCATAACTTATCGTCGTATTTCTATATTGATTTGCCGGCATCATCGAAATATATATATGGTGACCTCTGCATGTCTTGAGGCCGTGTCGTTTGAATAATATTTCGAACAATTTCaactataaaaacatatttaattgccacaattttaagtataaaaaaattgttttattatatataagtaCAGTGAATCTTATTGGCCACACAAACATGTAGTCACGACGTTTTAATATCACAGTTTTACCACAAGACATACATCACATGAAATaccaaatatataattaatttactTGAGACAGTTACTACTTGGTGTAGACAATGTTTACAATCTATTTATGTTCAAGTAAAGTAAAAATAGTTCATCAGTCGGATAGTGTATATATAGAGTATATAATCCAGAAATGCTGACGGACTTTTACTTTAAAAACTAGATGTGAGTGTGTAAAATATGTTCGGCCAtttatatttaatgattttaCTGCATGCAGCATCAGCTTCAGTATTTTCAAATTTGCCAGGATTAGATAGATTCTGTAGTCTCAGTGACAATGTTATTCAATGCAACATTCATGTAGTAAATTTTCTAGATTTCAGAGACATTCGGAAACTTTTGTCTGATCTTTCGGGTACTACTGTTGTTATTCTAAATATAACATGCGGAGATGTTGGTCAGTTACGATTACCATGGCCAATGAAATCAAGGAATATAAACGAACTCTGGGTAGATGGTTGTCACGTGCATGGTTTTCATGAATTCGATTCATCGATGTCGGATGTTCCAGATCGAATGGTTAAATTGAAGTTGCAAAATAGTGTAATAGAAAGTAGTGTTTTTGATACGCTTAGCATTTTTTCTAAGGAATCTTTCGATTGTGGACAACAAACTTTAAGTTCTCTGGTAATGCAAAATATCAGTTATGAACTTATTTTGGAGCCCAAAGATATCACCGGCTTGGAATCAAAGGGCGTTATAATGGACGCTGGAGATCTGTTGCTGCCGAATAAAGAGCCatcaacaaaaatgtgtaatTATAAAGATCTTGAAAAAATAGATATCAGTAACAGTGTTGATGGAATGACATATTTTATTCTTCCTCTACAAAATTCAGAATTTCCAAAACTTACACTTTTTAATATGTCTAATAATAGTCTATTGTCGTTTCCAGATTTAATGATAAATTGGGAAGTGACTTTTCCAAATTTGGAAACATTAGATTTATCCACCAATGAATTAGATTATATAGACTTTAGTTCTAGTACAACTGCAAGCAAAAGACACAAACCATTGTTTGTGAATTTGAGGAACAATCTCTTTGTGAACGTTCCGCCAATCGTAAGTCAACTTCTACAAAGACCCGTCCCTATACTTGTCGACATGGGAGATAATCCACTGGTATGTGGCTGTGATACATTactttataaaacatatttacagaGTGTCATTAAAACGTATCCATTCATCGAAAATCTACAAGATACATTGTGTTTACAAAAGTCAGGACAGAAAACCAAGATCTTGGAACTTGAAGTCAATAATTGTTAATGTGTTTTGTTGCTATAATACCAATACATTGTTTACTAGCATCATTGTATCTACAGCTTCGTGCTTGCTTTTAGTGGCTTCTCGTGTATCAATGACTTGCGTTTCGACTTTAATGTCAGATTTCTATACTGTTTTGTGATTGGTTGTTGTCCACGTGACGACATACGCAAGTAAAAACATTCACGTTGACGTCTTATAAGCTCGACACTTTTGATTTAGCATATTGGCAAAGATGGAAACGTCTAACACATTTCGTGTAAAAACCATGACAAAAGGAAAGAATTGATATAACTAGTTGACTATTCGGAATGATACGTGATACCAAGAACAGAATATGACTTTGTTCGCTGAATCCTTTTAATACGACTGAAGGCAACCAGTTGTTTAACGATGATAATAAAAAGTATCACTGAACACGTATAGCTGCTTGTTTATACACGTATTTAGGAAATTTATATTgcaaaacaacatctgatttcCGTAAGTAGTAGAACCCCTTCAGATTCTAAAAACGTAGGAACACAACAAAACGAACAACATACATCTTTTGTCTTCCACTAATACTGTTTGGTCCCATTTTTAGTATCCTCATGTTTGGGGTGTATCCactattttcttttcttgtagTGTGTTTCAGATAATGTCTCATTAGATATAATTCTCGATACGTATTTATGTAGACTACCTTTTTtcatggacgtcaagttggttacctattccctattccctattcgttacctattccctattccctattcgttacctactctctattccctattcgttacctattcgttacctattcccta includes:
- the LOC139525056 gene encoding uncharacterized protein gives rise to the protein MFGHLYLMILLHAASASVFSNLPGLDRFCSLSDNVIQCNIHVVNFLDFRDIRKLLSDLSGTTVVILNITCGDVGQLRLPWPMKSRNINELWVDGCHVHGFHEFDSSMSDVPDRMVKLKLQNSVIESSVFDTLSIFSKESFDCGQQTLSSLVMQNISYELILEPKDITGLESKGVIMDAGDLLLPNKEPSTKMCNYKDLEKIDISNSVDGMTYFILPLQNSEFPKLTLFNMSNNSLLSFPDLMINWEVTFPNLETLDLSTNELDYIDFSSSTTASKRHKPLFVNLRNNLFVNVPPIVSQLLQRPVPILVDMGDNPLVCGCDTLLYKTYLQSVIKTYPFIENLQDTLCLQKSGQKTKILELEVNNC